One genomic window of Evansella cellulosilytica DSM 2522 includes the following:
- the fmt gene encoding methionyl-tRNA formyltransferase yields MKVVFMGTPDFAVPILNQLVENGYDVQLVVTQPDRPKGRKQQLTAPPVKVAAEEHGIKVFQPKKIKMEEQWRKVEEVQPDIIITAAFGQILPKGLLEIPPLGCINVHASLLPKYRGGAPIHQSIIDGERETGITIMYMVEKLDAGDILSQKAIPIEENDTTGSMHDKLSKLGATLLLETLPEIQSGTIVAEEQAEDEVTYAPNISKEQEKIDWNKTAREIYNQVRGLAPWPVAYTTINGNRLKVWWTEETDETTKETPGTIINVEEGRILIACGNGSVLSMRELQPSGKKRMDVKTFLLGAGKDWSKGMKLGENDETR; encoded by the coding sequence ATGAAAGTAGTTTTTATGGGAACACCAGATTTTGCGGTTCCAATATTAAATCAACTAGTTGAAAATGGGTACGACGTCCAATTAGTTGTTACACAACCTGATCGACCGAAAGGCCGGAAGCAGCAATTAACAGCACCACCAGTAAAAGTGGCAGCTGAAGAACATGGTATTAAAGTATTTCAGCCCAAGAAAATAAAAATGGAAGAACAGTGGAGGAAGGTTGAGGAGGTTCAACCTGATATCATCATTACTGCAGCTTTCGGTCAAATACTCCCAAAAGGACTTTTAGAAATACCACCATTAGGTTGTATTAATGTTCATGCATCACTCTTACCAAAATATCGAGGTGGTGCACCAATACATCAATCCATTATTGATGGAGAACGTGAGACTGGAATAACAATTATGTACATGGTCGAGAAATTGGATGCCGGAGATATTTTGTCTCAAAAAGCGATCCCTATAGAAGAAAATGATACAACTGGTTCGATGCATGACAAGTTAAGCAAGTTAGGTGCAACCCTATTACTAGAAACATTACCGGAAATACAAAGCGGAACAATTGTTGCTGAAGAGCAAGCAGAGGATGAAGTTACATACGCACCAAATATATCAAAAGAGCAAGAAAAAATTGACTGGAATAAAACAGCAAGAGAAATTTATAACCAAGTTCGTGGTTTGGCACCTTGGCCAGTGGCTTATACTACTATTAACGGCAATAGGTTAAAAGTTTGGTGGACAGAAGAAACGGATGAAACAACGAAAGAAACACCAGGTACTATTATAAACGTCGAAGAAGGTCGTATTCTAATTGCTTGTGGAAATGGCTCTGTTTTAAGCATGAGGGAGTTGCAACCTTCCGGTAAAAAAAGAATGGATGTAAAAACTTTCCTTCTCGGTGCAGGGAAGGATTGGTCAAAAGGTATGAAATTAGGAGAAAATGATGAAACAAGGTAA
- the priA gene encoding primosomal protein N', which produces MIARVIVDVATNNTDRLFDYIVPDTLMHIVLPGMRVVVPFGPRKVQGFVIEVNKNSSVDESKLKPIADLIDIEPPLTSELLQLAQWLKEKTLSFHINVLQVMLPAAMKAKYNKLVMLHQDADMNDLTPYIKKVFSSKEQTYNWNDLIKKSGPREHKELLNGVKSRLLYIKPVVSSKETKKLRTVVKPNMTITELHSICESLPNNAKKQKELVQYFINHFETVTVVDLIEKVPTSRSTISTLVEKEILIKEEVEMRRDPFKGREYKRTSALPLTEQQTVALSPIINTLENNKHETFLLRGVTGSGKTEVYLQAIDKALKLGKEAIMLVPEISLTPQMVTHFKQRFGSEVAVLHSALSKGEKYDEWRRIRDKKVKVAVGARSAIFAPFENLGIIIIDEEHETSYKQEEAPRYHARDVAIKRGEHYSCPVILGSATPSLESYARAKKSVYHLLTMTTRVNNVQMPSVNIIDMREELRSGNRSMFSEPLIEAMINRIEKQEQIVLFLNRRGYSTFILCRDCGYVAECPHCDISLTYHRTNQTLQCHYCGHVETPPNVCPSCEGDSIRFFGSGTQKVEEELNKVLSGVRVIRMDVDTTRRKGSHEELLNKFGRGEADVLLGTQMIAKGLDFPNITLVGVLAADSMLHIPDFRSAERTFQLLTQVSGRAGRHQKKGEVLIQSYTPDHYSIQDVKQHDFVSFFEKEMKIRKQAGHPPYYYLILIHVSDTDLGNTVSVAEKISKFIKSSVSPDTYVYGPVTSAIPRIKDRYRYQCMIKYKVEPNITVVLQEVLKTYQSEMNKSDLSIMIDTNPYMMM; this is translated from the coding sequence ATGATTGCAAGAGTGATAGTTGATGTGGCAACGAATAATACAGATAGGCTATTTGATTATATCGTGCCAGATACGTTAATGCATATCGTGTTACCTGGAATGAGGGTCGTTGTACCGTTTGGTCCTCGGAAAGTACAAGGGTTTGTCATCGAAGTGAACAAAAATAGTTCGGTTGATGAATCGAAACTGAAGCCAATAGCAGATTTAATCGATATTGAGCCTCCATTAACGAGTGAATTACTACAATTAGCTCAATGGTTGAAGGAGAAAACACTGTCTTTTCATATTAATGTACTGCAAGTAATGCTTCCTGCTGCAATGAAGGCGAAATATAATAAGCTTGTTATGTTACATCAAGATGCCGATATGAATGATTTAACTCCATATATAAAGAAAGTTTTTTCGTCAAAAGAGCAAACGTACAATTGGAATGACTTAATTAAAAAGTCGGGTCCAAGAGAACATAAAGAGCTGTTAAATGGGGTGAAATCTCGACTCCTTTATATAAAGCCTGTAGTAAGTTCAAAAGAAACGAAAAAATTAAGAACTGTAGTAAAACCAAATATGACAATCACTGAATTACATTCAATTTGTGAGTCTTTACCTAATAACGCTAAAAAGCAAAAGGAATTAGTGCAGTATTTTATTAATCATTTTGAAACAGTTACAGTAGTTGATCTCATTGAAAAAGTCCCAACGTCAAGAAGTACCATCAGTACGTTAGTTGAGAAGGAGATACTCATTAAGGAAGAGGTTGAAATGAGAAGAGACCCTTTTAAAGGAAGGGAATATAAAAGGACGAGTGCACTACCTCTAACCGAACAGCAAACAGTCGCATTGAGTCCAATTATAAACACACTAGAAAATAATAAACATGAAACGTTTTTACTAAGAGGTGTGACAGGTAGTGGGAAAACAGAAGTATATCTCCAAGCAATTGATAAAGCGTTGAAGTTAGGAAAAGAAGCGATTATGCTTGTTCCAGAGATATCATTAACCCCACAAATGGTTACACATTTCAAACAGCGTTTCGGTTCCGAAGTGGCAGTCCTTCATAGCGCTCTTTCAAAAGGTGAAAAATACGATGAATGGAGAAGGATAAGGGATAAAAAAGTAAAAGTAGCTGTAGGAGCTCGCTCCGCAATTTTTGCACCATTTGAAAATTTAGGCATTATTATTATAGATGAAGAGCACGAAACGAGTTATAAACAAGAAGAAGCACCACGTTATCATGCACGTGACGTAGCAATTAAGCGCGGTGAACATTACTCATGCCCTGTAATTTTAGGAAGTGCTACCCCTTCACTCGAGAGTTATGCGAGGGCAAAAAAGTCTGTATATCATTTATTAACGATGACCACACGAGTGAATAATGTTCAAATGCCCTCGGTAAACATTATTGACATGCGTGAGGAATTACGAAGTGGAAACAGGTCCATGTTTTCAGAGCCGCTTATTGAGGCCATGATTAACAGAATAGAGAAACAAGAACAAATCGTTCTCTTTTTAAATAGAAGGGGCTACTCGACCTTCATTCTTTGTAGGGATTGTGGTTATGTGGCTGAATGTCCGCATTGCGATATATCTTTAACATACCACCGCACAAATCAAACGCTTCAGTGTCATTACTGTGGACATGTCGAAACACCCCCTAATGTTTGTCCTAGCTGTGAAGGTGACTCTATTCGTTTTTTCGGATCCGGTACGCAAAAAGTAGAAGAAGAGTTAAACAAAGTGTTGTCTGGTGTCCGTGTGATTAGAATGGATGTAGACACAACTAGAAGAAAGGGATCACACGAAGAACTACTTAATAAGTTTGGTCGTGGTGAAGCGGATGTCCTTTTAGGTACTCAAATGATTGCAAAAGGGTTAGACTTTCCTAATATTACGCTCGTCGGTGTATTAGCTGCCGACTCAATGTTGCACATACCAGATTTTCGTTCAGCAGAAAGAACCTTTCAACTTTTAACGCAAGTAAGTGGGAGAGCTGGGAGGCATCAAAAGAAAGGTGAAGTACTCATTCAGTCGTATACACCAGATCACTATAGTATTCAAGATGTAAAACAACATGATTTCGTATCTTTTTTCGAGAAAGAAATGAAGATTAGAAAGCAAGCGGGTCACCCACCTTACTACTATCTTATACTCATACATGTTAGTGATACTGACCTTGGGAATACTGTAAGTGTTGCAGAAAAAATCAGCAAATTTATAAAGTCTAGCGTATCTCCCGACACTTATGTATATGGACCAGTAACATCAGCTATCCCGAGGATCAAAGATAGATATCGCTATCAATGCATGATAAAATACAAAGTTGAACCAAATATCACTGTCGTTTTACAAGAAGTGTTAAAAACGTATCAAAGTGAAATGAATAAATCTGATTTATCTATCATGATCGATACAAACCCATACATGATGATGTAG
- the coaBC gene encoding bifunctional phosphopantothenoylcysteine decarboxylase/phosphopantothenate--cysteine ligase CoaBC, whose amino-acid sequence MVEKRNVLLCVSGGIAVFKSAALTSKLVQANYNVKVVMTKSACEFVTPLTFQALSRDYVYTNTFEELERDKIAHIDVADWADVVVVAPATANVIGKLANGIADDMLTTTLLATTVPVYIAPAMNVHMYEHPAVKKNMDTLHAYGYQFIEPNEGYLACGYVGKGRMAEPDDILSVVQRHFTKLENKSWQGKKILVTAGPTQEKIDPVRFYSNRSSGKMGYAIAEEAAERGAEVILITGPTNIKPPHGVTTIPVESASDMYDAVTKHFEGQDIVIKAAAVADYRPKTTFDHKVKKQSGDLTVEMERTLDILKTLGEQRTNQILVGFAAESENIETYAKNKLNNKNLDMIAANSIISPGTGFQSDTNELLLYKRDGQTVHIPMTTKKEAAKKLLDNTLEIYMEKQK is encoded by the coding sequence ATTGTGGAGAAGAGAAATGTTTTACTATGCGTATCAGGTGGTATTGCCGTTTTTAAATCGGCAGCGCTAACAAGTAAACTAGTACAAGCTAACTACAATGTGAAAGTGGTTATGACAAAATCCGCTTGTGAATTTGTAACACCTCTAACATTCCAAGCACTTTCTCGAGACTATGTTTATACAAATACATTTGAAGAGCTAGAAAGAGATAAAATAGCACATATAGATGTTGCTGACTGGGCAGATGTTGTAGTCGTTGCTCCAGCTACGGCGAATGTTATAGGGAAGCTTGCTAATGGTATTGCGGATGATATGCTCACAACAACTTTGCTAGCTACTACTGTGCCGGTATATATTGCACCTGCAATGAATGTACATATGTATGAACATCCAGCTGTAAAAAAGAACATGGATACACTGCATGCATACGGTTACCAGTTTATTGAACCGAATGAAGGATATTTAGCTTGTGGTTATGTCGGAAAAGGAAGAATGGCTGAGCCAGATGATATCCTATCTGTCGTGCAACGTCATTTTACTAAATTAGAAAATAAAAGTTGGCAGGGGAAAAAAATACTAGTTACCGCAGGTCCAACCCAAGAAAAAATCGATCCCGTGAGGTTTTACTCGAATCGATCTTCAGGAAAAATGGGTTATGCAATAGCAGAGGAAGCAGCAGAAAGGGGAGCGGAAGTAATCCTTATAACAGGTCCGACTAATATAAAGCCTCCTCATGGTGTTACTACTATTCCTGTAGAGAGTGCAAGTGACATGTATGACGCTGTCACAAAACACTTTGAAGGTCAGGATATTGTTATTAAAGCAGCGGCTGTTGCAGATTATAGGCCAAAAACTACTTTCGACCACAAAGTGAAAAAACAAAGTGGAGACTTAACTGTAGAAATGGAAAGGACACTTGATATTTTAAAAACATTAGGGGAACAACGCACAAACCAAATACTAGTAGGTTTTGCAGCTGAATCCGAAAATATCGAGACATATGCAAAGAATAAATTGAACAATAAGAATCTTGATATGATAGCAGCAAATTCAATTATAAGCCCTGGAACTGGATTTCAATCTGATACGAATGAGCTTCTCTTATATAAAAGAGATGGACAAACTGTTCATATACCGATGACAACGAAAAAAGAAGCTGCTAAAAAGCTATTAGATAACACGCTTGAAATTTATATGGAGAAACAAAAATGA
- the rpoZ gene encoding DNA-directed RNA polymerase subunit omega, with protein sequence MLQPSIDSLMTKINSKYTLVTVSSKRARELREKPESYQKTSKSKSVNYVGMALEEIDAEKLTLQGKLD encoded by the coding sequence ATGCTACAACCATCAATCGATTCTTTAATGACAAAAATTAATTCAAAGTATACGTTAGTAACGGTTTCATCTAAACGAGCTAGAGAACTTAGAGAAAAACCTGAATCTTATCAAAAAACTTCTAAATCAAAGTCTGTAAACTATGTAGGGATGGCTTTAGAAGAAATTGATGCAGAAAAACTAACGTTGCAAGGCAAACTAGATTAA
- the gmk gene encoding guanylate kinase, translating into MKRDKGLLIVLSGPSGVGKGTVCGALRKHDTHIRYSVSATTRNPRTGEVDGVNYFFKTKEQFEHMIENNQLLEWAKYVDNYYGTPRTYVEETIASGHDVILEIEVQGALQVKETFPEGVFIFLMPPSLKELRNRIEGRGTETKDLIDSRMTIAKDEIELMDKYDYVVENDEVEAAVERIKAIVTAENCKKERLIDKYKELVEE; encoded by the coding sequence ATGAAAAGAGATAAAGGTTTACTAATTGTTCTGTCTGGACCGTCTGGAGTTGGAAAAGGAACGGTATGTGGGGCGTTACGAAAGCATGACACACATATTCGTTATTCTGTTTCTGCAACAACTCGAAACCCTAGAACAGGTGAAGTAGACGGGGTAAACTACTTCTTTAAGACAAAAGAACAGTTTGAGCATATGATTGAAAATAATCAACTATTAGAATGGGCAAAATATGTAGATAACTATTATGGAACTCCTCGAACTTATGTTGAAGAGACCATTGCGTCAGGACATGATGTAATACTTGAAATTGAAGTACAAGGGGCACTTCAAGTAAAGGAAACGTTCCCTGAAGGAGTATTTATTTTCTTAATGCCTCCTAGCTTGAAAGAGTTACGCAATCGCATAGAAGGTAGAGGTACGGAAACGAAAGATCTTATAGATAGTCGCATGACAATTGCTAAAGATGAAATTGAATTAATGGATAAATATGATTATGTAGTTGAAAATGATGAGGTGGAGGCTGCTGTAGAACGTATTAAAGCAATCGTAACAGCAGAGAATTGCAAAAAAGAACGTCTCATTGATAAATATAAAGAGCTTGTGGAGGAGTGA
- the remA gene encoding extracellular matrix/biofilm regulator RemA encodes MDIRLINIGFGNIVSANRIISIVSPESAPIKRIITEARDRNMLIDATYGRRTRAVIIADSDHVILSAVQPETVAQRVFNNKDEVSEE; translated from the coding sequence ATGGATATTCGTCTTATTAATATTGGGTTTGGAAATATTGTATCTGCAAATAGAATTATTTCCATTGTAAGTCCAGAATCAGCACCTATTAAGAGAATTATTACAGAAGCAAGGGACCGAAACATGCTTATCGATGCAACGTACGGGAGAAGAACACGTGCAGTTATTATTGCTGACAGTGATCATGTTATTTTATCAGCTGTTCAACCAGAAACAGTTGCGCAGCGTGTATTCAATAATAAAGATGAAGTGTCTGAAGAGTAA
- a CDS encoding YicC/YloC family endoribonuclease, with amino-acid sequence MIISMTGYGRTLKENRDCHVTVEMRAVNHRFCEINIRMPRQFFFLEDKLKKIILKQVKRGKVDVFINLKGEGIVNRSLQVDWDLLDEYHQAFEEIGSKYVTSQTFPIDKLLLHEDVVEVQESDSVAESLETMVIEGTIEATSQLKEMRKREGIMLYEDIHKRINKMDEGTQKLKDYAPQVQAHYRERLMKRVQEFMSGNLDIDESRILTEVAVYADKADIQEELTRIESHLKQFSQVLNQSEVVGRKLDFLVQELNREINTIGSKANDVSISQTVVDLKSELEKIREQVQNIE; translated from the coding sequence ATGATTATAAGTATGACAGGATATGGAAGAACTCTAAAGGAAAACAGGGATTGTCACGTAACAGTGGAGATGAGAGCTGTAAATCACAGATTTTGCGAAATAAATATTCGAATGCCCCGACAATTTTTCTTTCTAGAGGATAAATTAAAGAAAATTATATTGAAGCAGGTCAAAAGAGGTAAAGTTGATGTCTTCATTAATTTAAAAGGTGAGGGTATAGTTAATCGTTCTTTACAAGTTGACTGGGATTTGCTAGATGAATACCATCAAGCATTCGAAGAAATTGGTAGTAAGTACGTTACCTCACAAACCTTTCCTATAGATAAGCTTTTACTACATGAGGATGTCGTTGAAGTACAAGAGTCAGACAGTGTAGCTGAATCTTTAGAAACGATGGTGATTGAAGGGACGATTGAAGCTACTAGCCAATTGAAGGAAATGAGGAAAAGAGAAGGGATAATGCTTTATGAGGATATACATAAACGCATTAATAAAATGGACGAAGGTACACAAAAACTAAAGGACTATGCACCTCAAGTACAAGCACATTACCGTGAACGATTAATGAAACGGGTGCAAGAATTTATGAGTGGAAACCTTGATATTGATGAATCGCGTATATTAACGGAAGTGGCAGTATACGCAGATAAAGCAGACATACAAGAAGAGCTAACCCGAATTGAGAGCCATTTAAAACAGTTTTCACAAGTGTTAAATCAATCGGAGGTTGTCGGTAGAAAGCTAGACTTTCTTGTACAAGAGTTAAATCGAGAGATAAATACAATCGGTTCAAAAGCGAATGATGTATCTATTAGTCAAACTGTCGTCGATTTAAAATCTGAACTCGAAAAAATACGGGAACAAGTACAGAATATTGAATAA
- a CDS encoding Rqc2 family fibronectin-binding protein — MSFDGIVTRAVVHDIQKALISGRIVKIHQPYKTDLVLTIRVHGRNKSFFLSANPSFARFHITKEKYDNPQEPPMFCMLLRKHLEGSVLENIQQTGLERIVTFSFKGTNEIGDVSYKTLIIELMGRHSNILFVNTDDNKIIDSIKHIPPSLSSYRTVLPGQPYKEPPHLEKLNPLEVTEEDLLKKLDFNKGKMNEQLIQLFSGLSPQVVKEILSRAKFTNRETLPKAFFDVLEPIKQHKYTPQMIQTNDTEAFSVIDLTHKNGKRQQFENVHDLLDRYFYGKAERDRVKQQAHDLEKFLRNEYNKNKKKIKKLEKTLKDADKAQKQQRFGELLTAHMHIVRQGDKEVTVTDYYDENQGTVTIPIDPQKSPADNAQQYFKRYHKLKNSVSVVKEQIVAAKNEMSYLDQLIQQVESASPRDIEGIREELAEEGYIKKRPQKKQKKKQEKPILDHYVSSEGVDIYVGRNNKQNEYLTNRMAHQNDTWLHTKDIPGSHVVIRSTEFGETTLNEAANLAAFYSKSRHSGQVPVDYTLIRHVKKPNGAKPGYVIYDNQNTLYVTPDEDLIRKLKK, encoded by the coding sequence ATGTCCTTCGATGGCATTGTAACAAGAGCAGTTGTTCATGACATACAAAAAGCATTAATTTCAGGAAGAATCGTAAAAATACACCAACCATATAAGACCGACTTAGTGTTGACCATCAGGGTTCACGGGAGAAATAAATCATTTTTCCTGTCAGCAAACCCTTCTTTTGCTCGCTTTCATATTACAAAGGAGAAATACGACAACCCTCAAGAGCCACCAATGTTTTGCATGTTATTAAGGAAACATTTAGAAGGAAGTGTCCTAGAAAATATTCAACAAACTGGCTTAGAAAGAATTGTGACCTTCTCTTTTAAAGGAACAAATGAAATCGGTGATGTATCGTATAAAACACTAATTATTGAACTAATGGGAAGGCACAGTAATATTCTTTTCGTTAATACGGATGACAATAAAATTATTGATAGCATTAAGCATATCCCACCCTCTCTATCTAGCTATCGCACTGTACTTCCTGGTCAGCCTTATAAGGAGCCGCCACACCTAGAAAAGCTTAATCCATTAGAGGTAACCGAGGAGGATTTACTAAAAAAGCTTGATTTCAATAAAGGAAAAATGAATGAACAATTAATACAACTCTTTAGTGGATTGTCTCCACAAGTAGTGAAAGAAATATTATCTCGTGCAAAATTTACAAATAGAGAGACGCTACCTAAAGCTTTCTTTGACGTGTTAGAACCAATAAAACAGCACAAATACACACCTCAGATGATACAAACGAACGATACAGAGGCTTTCTCTGTTATAGATCTCACACATAAAAATGGAAAAAGACAACAATTTGAAAATGTACACGATCTGTTAGATAGATACTTTTATGGTAAAGCAGAGAGGGATCGTGTAAAGCAACAGGCTCATGACTTAGAAAAATTTTTACGTAACGAATACAATAAAAATAAGAAAAAAATAAAAAAGCTTGAAAAAACATTAAAGGATGCAGATAAAGCTCAAAAGCAACAACGATTCGGTGAGCTTTTAACTGCCCATATGCACATTGTTCGTCAAGGTGACAAAGAAGTAACTGTAACTGATTATTATGACGAAAATCAAGGTACAGTAACGATACCAATTGATCCACAAAAGTCACCAGCTGATAATGCACAACAATATTTTAAACGGTACCATAAATTAAAAAATTCAGTATCGGTAGTTAAGGAACAAATTGTTGCTGCAAAAAATGAAATGAGTTATTTAGATCAACTTATACAGCAAGTAGAAAGTGCTTCACCGCGTGATATAGAAGGGATTCGTGAAGAATTAGCAGAAGAAGGATATATTAAAAAACGCCCGCAAAAAAAACAAAAGAAAAAACAAGAAAAACCTATACTTGATCACTACGTATCCTCTGAAGGTGTCGACATTTATGTCGGTAGAAATAATAAACAAAACGAGTACTTAACAAACCGAATGGCACATCAAAATGATACTTGGTTGCATACAAAGGATATTCCAGGCTCGCATGTTGTTATTCGTAGCACTGAGTTTGGAGAAACTACTCTCAACGAAGCTGCTAACTTAGCAGCATTTTATAGTAAAAGTCGTCATTCAGGTCAAGTGCCCGTTGATTACACGCTTATTCGCCATGTAAAAAAACCTAATGGTGCAAAACCAGGTTATGTAATATATGATAATCAAAATACTTTGTATGTTACACCTGACGAAGACCTTATAAGAAAACTAAAAAAATAA
- a CDS encoding ABC transporter ATP-binding protein: MSHKDVQTKENVEDRTLKRFHYSNDNAIEKPFNWKQMTRLFGYMKPYAKKLLPLAILGMVLATAVRLIAPILIGSYALDNIIEEGSLNFLWLIVTILIGLYLIQWAGNAIRIYYMNKVGQHVIFDLRKSLFDHIQRLSHRFFDQRSAGSILVRVTNDVNSLQDLFTNGVINLLMDVIMLCGIIFLLFMISPELTLAIMVILPIMFLISTKLRRKIRRSWQDVRIKQSMINSHLNESIQGIRVTQSYTQEKENIGFFRKMNKENYEAWRNATQKNAIFRPFVEMSGAFGTGILLWYGVYLIQIESISIGDFLTFAIFIGMFWEPISRLGQVYNQLLVGMASSERIFEFLDERPSVPEKPKAEKLQHINGEIRFENVEFAYDEERKALKGIDLTMHAGQTVALVGHTGSGKTTIVNLITRFYDPTKGKVTIDGTDLRDITLDSLREKVSIVLQDTFIFSGTIMDNIRFGRPSATDKEVIESAKIVGAHKFISQLKNGYETEVEERGNVLSVGERQLISFARALLADPQILILDEATASIDTETEQVIQEALRKLLEGRTAIMIAHRLSTIREADNIIVLEQGNIIEQGNHDELMNQKGEYYSLVKAQFKVLNAG, encoded by the coding sequence TTGTCACATAAAGATGTACAAACGAAAGAGAATGTTGAAGATAGAACACTTAAACGATTTCATTATTCAAATGATAATGCAATAGAAAAACCGTTTAACTGGAAACAAATGACAAGGCTTTTTGGTTATATGAAACCATATGCGAAAAAGTTATTGCCTTTAGCCATACTAGGTATGGTTCTAGCAACAGCTGTCCGCCTTATCGCACCAATACTGATTGGTAGTTATGCACTTGATAATATTATAGAAGAAGGTAGTCTTAACTTTTTATGGCTCATTGTCACTATATTAATTGGATTATATCTGATCCAATGGGCTGGAAATGCGATTAGAATTTACTATATGAATAAAGTTGGGCAACATGTCATTTTTGATTTAAGAAAATCGTTGTTTGATCATATTCAACGGCTTTCACATCGCTTTTTTGACCAACGCTCTGCTGGATCAATACTTGTGAGAGTAACAAACGATGTAAATTCACTGCAAGATTTATTTACAAACGGAGTTATTAACCTACTTATGGATGTCATTATGTTGTGTGGTATCATCTTCTTATTGTTTATGATAAGTCCAGAACTCACGCTAGCGATCATGGTCATCCTTCCAATTATGTTTTTAATTTCCACTAAATTAAGACGCAAAATACGTAGGTCTTGGCAGGATGTAAGAATAAAACAATCTATGATTAATTCACACTTGAATGAGAGTATTCAAGGTATTAGAGTCACACAATCATATACACAAGAAAAAGAAAATATCGGTTTTTTTAGAAAAATGAATAAAGAAAACTATGAAGCGTGGAGAAATGCAACACAGAAGAATGCTATATTTCGTCCATTCGTTGAAATGAGTGGTGCGTTCGGAACTGGAATTTTGTTATGGTACGGTGTGTACCTCATACAAATCGAGTCTATTTCTATTGGAGACTTCTTAACTTTTGCTATTTTTATAGGGATGTTCTGGGAGCCAATCTCAAGGTTGGGGCAAGTGTATAATCAGTTATTAGTAGGGATGGCCTCTTCAGAAAGAATATTTGAGTTTCTAGATGAGCGTCCTTCTGTTCCAGAAAAGCCTAAGGCGGAAAAACTGCAACATATAAATGGTGAAATTCGTTTTGAAAATGTTGAATTTGCTTATGATGAAGAAAGAAAAGCGCTAAAAGGTATCGATTTAACGATGCATGCTGGGCAAACTGTAGCATTAGTTGGTCATACAGGAAGTGGGAAAACGACTATTGTAAATTTAATAACTAGATTCTATGACCCTACTAAAGGAAAAGTGACGATTGATGGTACTGATTTAAGAGATATTACGCTAGATAGCTTACGTGAAAAGGTTAGTATCGTATTACAGGATACTTTTATTTTCTCAGGAACGATTATGGATAATATCCGTTTTGGTCGTCCAAGTGCTACGGATAAGGAAGTAATCGAATCTGCAAAAATTGTAGGGGCACACAAGTTCATATCTCAATTAAAGAACGGATATGAGACAGAAGTTGAAGAGAGAGGTAATGTTCTTTCAGTTGGAGAGCGACAGTTAATCTCTTTTGCCCGTGCACTATTAGCAGATCCTCAAATTTTAATATTAGATGAAGCGACAGCGTCTATCGATACAGAAACAGAGCAAGTAATTCAAGAAGCATTGCGTAAGCTTCTTGAAGGGCGTACTGCTATTATGATCGCACACCGTTTATCTACTATTAGAGAAGCAGATAATATTATTGTATTAGAGCAAGGGAATATTATCGAACAAGGTAATCACGACGAGTTAATGAATCAAAAAGGGGAATACTATTCATTAGTAAAAGCACAATTTAAAGTTTTAAATGCAGGATAA